CGTGCGCGTCTTCAATCTCGGGACAAGCGGCGGCACCCCTCCGACCGTCACCGTAAAGGTCGGAGGCAGCGCCTTGTCCGCTGTAAGTTCTCTGCATATGTCGGAGTTCTTGTTTTATGTTGAAGACGTTATGGGCACGCCGACTGGGAAATGGCTCGTCGTTCAAGGGAACGTGACGACTAAGAGGCTCCCTTGATCAATGCCTGATTGCCTCTTTTGGAAGCGCCAGTGAAGCAGGGGGCACCGCCCCCGGCTTCATCGTCGCGTAAAATAGCGTGGAGGTAAAGTCGAGCGGGTTAGGCAGTTGGTTGAACCATTGCCGGAAACGGAGGTACGAGATGTGCTTCCAGTCGATACCGGTCGGAAAGTCCTGTTTGCGGAAGTAGATTCCCTTTGGATGAAGCAACCATCCGGCGCTTCCGCCGTGGAATGACTTGTCTTCGACGTAGATGTTCGACTGGTCAGGGATCACGTAGCACTCAAAGTAGAAACGATCGACCAGTGAGAAGTCCATGTCCAAAGTGCCGGAGGCGCCATAGTCAACAGCATGGAGGTAGGTGAGCTGGTCTCCGGCTATCAGGCTTTTGCGACCTGCGCCAACATCCACGGACAAGGTCGTGTGTTTCGGGTTGCTCGTAATGTCCACTGAAATGCCGCGCTCGCCAAAAGCGCAGTGAGCCCTGTCCAGGTTGAAGACCTTTGCGTAGATGTCCGAAGTCCCCTGCATGACGGTCGAGTAGGGACCCGCGACGAAATCATCAAGCGTCCAGTACTTGATTCCTGGTTGGTTCTGCGGGGCCAACACAGCGAGAGCGACCAGCGCGGTCATGCCTTCATTCTACGACAGAAATTGGACCACGCCGGGTGTTCGGAGAGGGTGGCAGGACACGCCCTGGGTGCAGACCGGGCCTAGGACGAACTTCATGGGGTTATCGGACTTCGGGGGTCAAGCAAAGTCTTCTGGCCCAAGTCGTGGGCATGGACGAGGAGCCTGCTTCGAAGGTCGTGACGTTCCAGTGCCTCTGCCAGGTAAGGGGCAAGGCAAGGTTCGTCCTCGTGCGGAAACTGGACTCCTTCGTGGACACGGGCGTGGTCTTCGACGAACTGACCGTGGAGTCGCCGGACCCCACGGTCTTCACCGAGCCCATGCTCGTGACGCTCCGGGCGCAGGTCTACCAGTTCATCGACCTGCACTTCACTTACGCGGTCGTCTGCATCGAGAACCCTGAGCCGGTCACCGGAGAGTGCAGCCTGCGCGTCCTGTGGCAGCAGGTCTGGGGCGGCACGGAGGCGACGGACGAGGCCGGGGATTACCCGCTCTCCGCCGGGCTCGCCAACGCGGGCCAGGCCCGCGTGACGACCACCGAGCCCGTGAAGAACACGTACAACTGGGCGGTCAACGCGCTCGGGATCAAGGCGGCGTCCAAGTTCCAGTTGCCGCTCCTTGACACCATTGAAGGCGGGGACGCTGAAGGTATGGGTTGGCGGAGTCCCGAAGCTCTTGCAGCGCAGTCGGACCTTCAGGACGGTGACATCTATCAGGACGCAAGCATGGTCGCTACACTTGGTCGTGCCGCCGGATCATGGACGACTTTCATTCAGCCGGAACGAGTCGCATATCAGCCTGGAGACGTCGACTGGCAGGGAGGTACTGAGAAGAACCTCTTTTACAACGACGGGGCCAACCACACGGTCAATCTAATAACCGATCTGGACGTGGTTCCACCCGGCAGCATCGCCCGAGTGTTCAACATGAATCCGTTCGGCGGGTCGCCCTTCACGGTCTCGGTCCAGGTCGACTCGAGCGCCTTCCTGACGATCGCCAACTCGCAGATGGCCGAGTTCCTGTTCTGGGTGGACGACAATGTCGATCCGGCAGTCGGCCGTTGGATAGCGGTCCAAAGGAGCGTGTTCTGTTCGTATAAACCGACCATCTGACTTAAGGCACGCGTGCAGCCGGGGGTATTGCCCCTGGCTGCAACCTGGCATAAAACTTGGTCACGCTGTATGAAAGCGGGTTGGGAAAGCTGGAAAAGTCTTGCTTGTATTGCAGGAACACGATGTGCTTCCAGTCCACATTCCCGGTAAAGGCTTGCCGGCGGAAGTAGATGCCTCCCGGCATGAGCAGCCAACCGCCGTTGCCCCCACTCTTCCCTTGGGCGTCGCGTACGTTGATGATGGGAGTGTCGGGAATCTGGTCGCAGTCGAACAAGAACCTGTCCACGCTAGAAAGGTCGATTGACATTGGACCGTCATAGCCGTACTGTAGGTCGTAGCCCCACGCCACCTGTCTTGGCGAATCGAACCGTTGCTCGTGGTTCCCGACCGATAGGGTCAGAGTCGTGTGGTTGGGGTTGCTGTTGATGTCGACGTACGTCCGGCGCTGTCCGAAGACGCAATGCCTCCTGTCCAGGCCAGAAAAGCCGTGGTTGTCCGTACCTCCGCCTGCCAACGTGATCGTGTACGGTCCAACAGTGAAATCGTCCAGGGTCCATTCCTTCAGCCCAGGCACGGCCTGTGGCGACAGAACAAGAGCGGCGGCGAGGACGGCGGACATCGTGCCTCCATTCTATCGCAGCTTTTCCAGAATCACGGGCGCTTGCGTCCGTGTCCGGTCGGCGGGCTTCCCTGACCAAAGTCAGGGAAGCCCGCCGACCGTCCGCCCCTAGACTTCCTTCATGCGTACGCGCGGGCTCCTCGTCGCAGGCGTCGCCGTGATCGGTGTCGCTTCGGTCGTCATGGCACAGGACAGCGGGATTCAGAGCGTCATCGGGAACGTCTTCCTCCAGGACGCGACGCCGGGGATCCCGCAAGCGGGGCACGCCACGATCACGGGCACGTTCCGCGCGGGCCAGGTCAACGTCTCGCAGGCCACCCCGACCACGATCCCGATCATCGGCAACAACACCGCCGACGGCCCGGGGGGCGCGATCGGTGGCTCCTTCAGCAGCGGTCAGCAGACGGGAATCGCCGTGCGGGGGACGGCGACGTCGACCTCCGGGTTCAACATCGGCGTGCTGGGCGACGCCCGGTCTCCGAACGGGACGGGCGTGACGGGTCGGAGCGCGAAGGGGATCGGCGTGTTCGGCCTCACGGAAGGGACGGGCGCGGGTCTGTGGGGACGGTCGACCAACAAGGCGGCCCCGGCCCTGCTCTGCGAAGCCGCCACGGGCGGTGACGCGGCCCACTTGTACGGCGACCTCAGGTTGAAGAAGGGGACGCAAGTGCTCGGCGAAGCTCCGGACGGGTCGTTGGCGTACCGGCTCGACAGCAGCACGACCCAATCCGTGCTTCGGATGGATTCCGGCATCTTCAACGTTCAGGCGCTCATCGACGAGACCTTCGCCTCGATCCGGATGTCGCGGAACGCCATTGCGGGAGTGAGGCTGTTCGTAGATCCCGACGGAAAGGGGTTTGTCGAGGCCTCGGTGAAGAACTTCGTCCAGCCCGATCCCGACGACGTCCGCAAAGACATCGTCTACGCGAGCCTGGAGGGGCCCGAGGCGGCGGCCTACGTCCGAGGGACCGCGAAGCTCGTGAACGGCACCGCCCGGATCACGTTGCCGCGGCACTTCCAGAACGTGGCGACGTTGCCGGGAATGACGGTCCAGTTGACGCCGCTGAGCGCCTCGTCCCGCGGTCTGGCCGTCACTGCGAAATCGCTGACCTCGATCGAGGTCGGGGAGCTCGGAGGCGGCACGGGTACGTACGAGTTCGACTGGCGCGTCGAGGCCGTCCGACGCGGCTTCACGGACTACAAGGTGAGCCGCTCTTGGGACGAGCGCCTTGATCCCAGCGCCGACCGGGACGGGGCTCTCGCCGCGAGAAGGCTCCAGGCGAAGCGCGTTTACGGTATCGACTACCCGCCGCAACGTCCGTGACCTGCGCCGTTGTCCGTGCGATCTGTCATCCTCCTGTGCCATCGCCATCTCACGCCGGCTCATGGTAGAGGAACCACAACGTGGCCGCGTCTGACCTTCCTGGCGTCGTGGTCGGCGTCCTTTGGTCCTGCCTCGGGGCCATGGGCGTCGCTGGGGCCCTCGCGGTCGCGCGGCGCGACTCGGCGGCCCGGAGGGGCAGCGCGGCATCACAGAGCTGGCCGTCGACTTCCGGAACCGTGACGGACGCGCGTCTGGACCGGTCCCACTGGCGCTCGGCGGAGGCGCAGGTCACTTACGAATACGTGGTCGCCGGAAAGACGTACACCTCTCGGCGTTATGCGTTCATGACGGCCGGCGAGTCGATCGGCAAGCTCTCGAACCTCCGTCTCGTCGAGTCGTTTCCGCCAGGGACGGTGGTCACGGTCTACTACGACTCGGCCGATCCGTCGCAGGCGACGT
The sequence above is drawn from the Armatimonadota bacterium genome and encodes:
- a CDS encoding DUF3592 domain-containing protein; this translates as MAASDLPGVVVGVLWSCLGAMGVAGALAVARRDSAARRGSAASQSWPSTSGTVTDARLDRSHWRSAEAQVTYEYVVAGKTYTSRRYAFMTAGESIGKLSNLRLVESFPPGTVVTVYYDSADPSQATLVRGGATGRWSVAVAYGLLVPLCGLATLSGLVVLMEAVRKVAGR